A genome region from Deinococcus sp. KNUC1210 includes the following:
- a CDS encoding DEAD/DEAH box helicase has translation MQFTELVSPELAALLAERGILEASPIQEQTLPFTLQGRDLIGRARTGTGKTLAFALPILSKLTPSRDRGRLPRAIVMAPTRELAKQVSEEFSKSGPAIETLTIYGGAAYGPQEKALQRGVDVVVGTPGRIMDHIERGNLSLENVQFAVLDEADEMLSVGFADAIESILSSTPKERQTMLFSATIPDGLARIARNYLDNPLTVDLVGDSRMQAATSVEHLKIRAGRTRTRLLADLLTVYNPERAIIFTRTKREVDELALELIHRGIEAEALHGDLAQSQRERALGAFRSGRVRVLVATDVAARGLDIPEVDLVVQYHLPQDPESYVHRSGRTGRAGRTGTAIVLFGDREQRELRNLEHATGVHFKERAHPTAKEVREAGAQTAANEVRAVGTEFAEPFRTEAERLFSELGIEALSRALARINGATQPTRSVSLLSGEENVVAVMLEGGRMGVPRAVALISRSTNIESRLLGKVRLTTNGIGAVADVPTEVAQKLLKLSPLDGEVTVTIPDELPELQEPREREGSRSFGSRDGGSRGGYQGGRSYGNQGGGQGGRGRFGGNGSREGGRDGGSSRPRSDFSDREFRPRDDERRR, from the coding sequence ATGCAGTTTACTGAACTGGTTAGCCCAGAACTGGCCGCTTTGCTCGCCGAGCGCGGCATTCTCGAAGCGTCTCCCATCCAGGAGCAGACGCTCCCCTTCACCCTCCAGGGCCGCGACCTGATCGGACGCGCCCGGACCGGCACCGGCAAGACGCTCGCCTTTGCCCTGCCGATCCTCAGCAAGCTGACGCCCAGCCGTGACCGTGGTCGTCTGCCGCGTGCCATCGTCATGGCCCCGACCCGCGAGCTTGCCAAGCAGGTTTCAGAAGAGTTCTCGAAGAGCGGCCCCGCCATCGAAACCCTCACCATCTACGGCGGCGCTGCATATGGCCCGCAGGAGAAGGCTCTTCAGCGCGGCGTTGACGTGGTGGTCGGTACGCCCGGACGCATCATGGATCACATCGAGCGCGGCAACCTGTCGCTGGAGAATGTGCAGTTCGCGGTGCTCGACGAGGCCGACGAGATGCTGAGCGTGGGCTTTGCCGACGCCATCGAGAGCATCCTGTCGAGCACCCCCAAGGAGCGCCAGACGATGCTCTTCAGCGCCACCATCCCCGATGGACTGGCCCGCATCGCCCGTAACTACCTCGACAACCCGCTGACCGTCGATCTGGTCGGTGACAGCCGGATGCAGGCCGCCACCAGCGTCGAGCACCTCAAGATTCGCGCCGGGCGCACCCGTACCCGCCTGCTGGCCGACCTGCTGACGGTCTACAACCCGGAGCGGGCCATCATCTTCACCCGCACCAAGCGCGAGGTCGACGAACTGGCCCTCGAACTGATCCACCGCGGCATCGAGGCCGAGGCGCTGCACGGCGACCTGGCCCAGAGCCAGCGTGAACGCGCTCTGGGAGCCTTCCGCAGTGGCCGGGTGCGCGTGCTGGTCGCCACCGACGTGGCGGCACGCGGTCTGGACATTCCCGAGGTCGATCTGGTGGTGCAGTACCACCTGCCGCAGGACCCCGAGAGCTACGTGCACCGTTCGGGCCGTACCGGCCGCGCTGGCCGCACCGGCACTGCCATCGTGCTCTTCGGTGACCGCGAGCAGCGTGAACTGCGGAACCTCGAACACGCGACGGGCGTTCACTTCAAGGAACGTGCTCACCCCACCGCCAAAGAAGTGCGCGAGGCCGGAGCACAGACCGCAGCCAATGAAGTCCGGGCCGTCGGTACCGAGTTTGCCGAGCCGTTCCGGACCGAGGCCGAGCGCCTGTTCAGCGAGCTGGGGATCGAGGCGCTGTCGCGTGCTCTGGCCCGCATCAACGGTGCGACGCAGCCCACCCGCAGCGTCAGCCTGTTGAGTGGTGAAGAGAACGTCGTGGCCGTGATGCTGGAAGGCGGACGCATGGGCGTGCCGCGTGCTGTGGCCCTGATCTCTCGTAGCACCAACATCGAGAGCCGTCTGCTGGGCAAGGTGCGCCTGACCACCAACGGCATCGGTGCCGTGGCCGACGTGCCGACCGAGGTCGCCCAGAAGCTGCTGAAGCTGTCGCCGCTCGACGGTGAAGTGACCGTGACCATTCCCGACGAACTCCCCGAACTGCAGGAGCCGCGTGAGCGCGAAGGCAGCCGCAGCTTTGGCAGCCGTGACGGCGGCAGCCGGGGCGGATACCAGGGCGGGCGCAGCTACGGCAATCAGGGCGGCGGTCAGGGTGGACGTGGGCGCTTCGGTGGCAACGGGAGCCGCGAAGGCGGGCGTGACGGTGGCAGCAGCCGCCCGCGCAGCGATTTCAGCGACCGCGAGTTCCGTCCGCGTGACGACGAGCGTCGCCGCTAA
- a CDS encoding site-2 protease family protein, whose product MGLLSLLSSNPAAFVIIAVALILSLTVHEFAHAFVADRLGDPTPRRAGRVTLNPLAHLDPFGALLLLVAGFGFAKPVPINPNNLGRWGSLWVSAAGPVSNILIAILAALLLKFLPHSNLSDTVLITVLGINIVLAIFNLLPIPLLDGSRILAAIFPRTLGRALMEFEMQPYSFILVMVIIYFGRNQIGGIINGVENWVLTVFGIV is encoded by the coding sequence ATGGGTCTTCTTAGCCTGCTGTCCAGCAATCCGGCCGCTTTCGTCATCATTGCCGTTGCGCTGATCCTTTCACTCACCGTCCACGAGTTCGCCCATGCCTTCGTCGCCGACCGTCTGGGCGATCCCACCCCGCGCCGCGCCGGACGAGTGACACTCAATCCGCTGGCCCACCTCGACCCGTTCGGTGCTCTCCTGCTGCTGGTTGCGGGCTTCGGCTTCGCAAAGCCGGTGCCGATCAATCCGAACAATCTGGGCCGCTGGGGCAGCCTGTGGGTTTCGGCGGCTGGCCCGGTCAGCAACATCCTGATCGCCATTCTCGCCGCACTTCTTCTGAAATTCCTGCCGCACAGCAACCTCAGTGACACCGTCCTGATCACGGTGCTGGGCATCAACATCGTACTGGCGATCTTCAATCTGCTGCCGATTCCCCTGCTCGACGGCAGCCGCATCCTGGCCGCCATCTTTCCGCGCACGCTGGGCCGCGCCCTGATGGAATTCGAAATGCAGCCGTACAGCTTTATTCTGGTCATGGTCATCATCTATTTCGGGCGCAATCAGATAGGCGGCATCATCAACGGTGTCGAGAACTGGGTGCTGACGGTTTTCGGCATCGTCTGA
- a CDS encoding CCA tRNA nucleotidyltransferase — protein sequence MGGAVRDALLGVNSASPDLDFVVWGTDVQTLATALGLPFVWHPVYGNATLSLPEGSHVDLVSARRETYAAAGASPQPLPGTLPDDLARRDFSVNTLALELLPDEEKRLLGVPNALDDLRNRTLRPLHALSFRDDASRLVRGARLAARLGLHAHPELLAQVPAALEVADTTPRLSAELKLLLHELHAGRAARTLSEWGAGTLLPEQATPLLERLDAQTDPDPLLAAALVLSAAPQPDTLATRLNLGERPAALLARAHSERPFPAHSQEHRLRDLLNLTPPYVPLQGRDLLSLGLGAGPELGRVLAWLADQRRAGRFASRQDELNAVREHLRTGD from the coding sequence GTGGGGGGTGCAGTCCGGGACGCGCTCCTGGGGGTCAACAGCGCTTCTCCCGATCTCGATTTCGTGGTGTGGGGAACCGACGTGCAGACGCTGGCAACGGCCCTCGGACTGCCGTTCGTGTGGCATCCGGTGTACGGCAACGCCACCCTGAGCCTGCCGGAAGGTTCGCACGTCGATCTGGTCAGCGCCCGCCGCGAAACCTATGCGGCGGCGGGTGCGTCTCCCCAGCCGCTGCCCGGCACGCTGCCCGACGATCTGGCCCGCCGGGACTTCTCGGTCAACACGCTGGCTCTGGAACTTCTGCCAGATGAAGAAAAACGCCTGCTGGGCGTACCGAATGCACTGGATGACCTGAGAAACCGAACGCTGCGTCCGCTGCATGCGCTCAGCTTTCGCGACGACGCCTCGCGGCTGGTACGCGGCGCACGGCTGGCGGCTCGGCTGGGGCTGCACGCCCATCCAGAGCTGCTGGCCCAGGTTCCGGCGGCGCTGGAGGTGGCCGACACCACGCCCCGCCTGTCTGCCGAACTGAAACTGCTGCTGCACGAACTCCACGCGGGCAGAGCGGCACGGACGCTGAGCGAATGGGGCGCTGGAACGCTGCTGCCCGAGCAGGCCACCCCGCTGCTGGAACGCCTGGACGCCCAGACGGATCCCGATCCGTTGCTGGCTGCGGCCCTGGTACTGAGTGCAGCGCCGCAGCCGGACACGCTGGCGACCCGCCTGAATCTGGGAGAACGCCCCGCCGCACTGCTGGCCCGCGCCCACAGTGAGCGCCCTTTTCCAGCCCACAGTCAGGAACACCGGCTGCGCGACCTGCTGAACCTGACGCCGCCGTATGTACCGCTCCAGGGCCGCGACCTTCTGAGCCTGGGGCTGGGCGCGGGGCCAGAGCTGGGCCGGGTCCTGGCATGGCTGGCAGATCAGCGGCGAGCCGGGCGCTTCGCATCGCGCCAGGATGAACTGAACGCCGTCCGGGAGCATCTCAGGACGGGCGACTGA
- the trpS gene encoding tryptophan--tRNA ligase — MTRVFSGIQPTGEPHIGNYFGAMRNYVRLGEQYGQNAIYCIVDLHAPTNPLAYDKATLARLTFEMALANMAVGLDPQKVVFFVQSQVREHAELGWMFTLSTPVGELERMTQYKDKAGKLESIPAGLLMYPVLQAADILLYKADTVPVGEDQVQHIELAREIARRFNHNYGDTFPEPKAVLEKAALRVPGVDGNAKMSKSKGESSTIGLLEPVESIWAKIRPAPTDPARVRRTDPGNPDICLIFDYHKLFSDDATILEVNEGCRTAGIGCIDCKKRLMVGIERELTPIQARAADLRAHPDTVLEGLEYGAERARAIAAPVMDEVRSKMGFLGAAPLVLEQPS, encoded by the coding sequence ATGACCCGCGTTTTTTCAGGCATTCAGCCCACAGGCGAACCGCACATCGGCAACTATTTCGGAGCCATGCGGAATTATGTGCGCCTGGGCGAGCAGTACGGCCAGAACGCCATCTACTGCATCGTCGATCTGCATGCACCCACCAACCCGCTCGCCTACGACAAGGCCACGCTCGCCCGCCTCACCTTCGAGATGGCCCTGGCAAATATGGCGGTGGGGCTCGATCCGCAGAAGGTGGTGTTTTTCGTGCAGTCGCAGGTGCGCGAACACGCCGAACTCGGCTGGATGTTCACGCTCAGTACCCCGGTGGGCGAGCTGGAGCGCATGACCCAGTACAAGGACAAGGCGGGCAAGCTGGAGAGTATTCCGGCGGGCCTGCTGATGTACCCGGTGCTTCAGGCCGCCGACATCCTGCTGTACAAGGCCGATACCGTGCCGGTGGGCGAAGATCAGGTGCAACACATCGAGCTGGCCCGCGAGATCGCCCGGCGCTTCAACCACAATTACGGCGACACCTTCCCCGAGCCGAAGGCGGTGCTGGAAAAGGCGGCGCTGCGCGTGCCGGGTGTGGACGGCAACGCCAAGATGAGCAAGAGCAAGGGCGAGAGCAGCACCATCGGCCTGCTGGAACCCGTCGAGAGCATCTGGGCCAAGATTCGCCCCGCGCCCACCGATCCGGCCCGCGTGCGCCGCACCGACCCCGGCAATCCCGATATCTGCCTGATCTTCGACTACCACAAGCTGTTTTCCGACGACGCCACCATTCTGGAGGTGAACGAGGGCTGCCGCACGGCGGGGATCGGCTGCATCGACTGCAAGAAGCGGCTGATGGTGGGTATCGAGCGCGAACTGACCCCGATTCAGGCCCGCGCCGCCGACCTCCGCGCCCACCCGGACACGGTGCTGGAGGGGCTGGAATACGGAGCTGAACGGGCCAGGGCCATCGCTGCTCCGGTCATGGACGAGGTGAGGAGCAAGATGGGCTTTCTGGGCGCGGCCCCACTCGTGCTGGAGCAGCCTTCCTGA
- a CDS encoding S1C family serine protease, translating into MIARQTVLITAAVLVGLGLGASVLRGSVPVSQAQTTAQPASQLTTPPLNEAAARLQNEANTISIVKKYEPGLVYISTEQTVQADPFGRMFGGNGGSQVQQGVGSGFFVNKAGDILTNFHVVQGADKIQIRVFGSSQSYAATVIGRAPQYDLALIRPTNLPAKFIQPIPLGNSDTLAVGQKAVAMGAPFGLDFSVTEGIVSATNRRIPIGFSLNGGSEGITQNALQTDAAINPGNSGGPLLNSSGEVIGINTQIISPASSGGEGQNAGVGFAIPINAAKNLLPRLQKAGGKAVYAPRLGISAGLLALQATQNGQQAIPLGLGALTQSAKAELKLPTQGVVVASVSKDSPAARAGIVGGTSTRQFQGGQISLGGDVITKINGQEVDSLEDLQAGLIDKKVGDGVTLTLVRNGKTRTAKVTLDAAAFQQGN; encoded by the coding sequence ATGATTGCCCGTCAGACTGTCCTCATCACCGCCGCCGTCCTCGTCGGCCTCGGCCTGGGCGCGAGCGTCCTGCGCGGCTCGGTGCCCGTTTCGCAGGCCCAGACCACCGCACAGCCAGCGTCTCAGCTCACCACACCTCCCCTCAACGAAGCGGCGGCCCGCCTTCAGAACGAGGCCAACACCATCAGCATCGTCAAGAAGTACGAACCCGGCCTGGTCTATATCAGCACCGAGCAGACGGTGCAGGCCGATCCATTCGGCAGAATGTTCGGCGGCAACGGCGGCTCGCAGGTCCAGCAGGGCGTCGGGTCGGGCTTTTTTGTGAACAAGGCGGGCGACATCCTGACCAATTTCCATGTGGTCCAGGGCGCAGATAAAATCCAGATCCGCGTCTTCGGCAGCTCTCAGAGCTACGCCGCCACCGTCATCGGACGCGCTCCCCAGTACGATCTGGCGCTGATCCGGCCCACCAACCTGCCCGCCAAGTTCATCCAGCCGATTCCGCTGGGCAACTCGGATACGCTGGCGGTGGGCCAGAAGGCGGTGGCGATGGGTGCCCCCTTCGGGCTGGATTTCAGCGTGACTGAAGGCATCGTATCGGCCACCAACCGCCGCATTCCCATCGGGTTCAGCCTGAACGGAGGCAGCGAGGGCATCACTCAGAACGCCCTTCAGACCGACGCCGCCATCAACCCCGGCAACAGCGGCGGCCCTCTGCTGAACAGCTCCGGAGAGGTGATCGGCATCAATACCCAGATCATCAGCCCGGCCAGCAGCGGCGGCGAGGGGCAGAACGCCGGTGTGGGCTTCGCCATTCCCATCAATGCTGCCAAGAATCTGCTGCCGCGACTTCAGAAAGCGGGCGGTAAGGCGGTCTACGCGCCCCGGCTGGGCATCTCGGCGGGCCTGCTGGCGTTGCAGGCGACTCAGAACGGGCAGCAGGCGATTCCGCTAGGCCTGGGAGCGCTGACCCAGAGCGCCAAGGCCGAACTGAAACTGCCCACGCAGGGCGTGGTGGTGGCGTCGGTCAGCAAGGACAGCCCAGCCGCCCGCGCCGGCATCGTGGGCGGAACCTCGACCCGGCAGTTTCAGGGCGGACAGATTTCGCTGGGCGGCGACGTGATCACCAAGATCAACGGGCAGGAGGTAGACAGCCTGGAGGACTTGCAGGCGGGCCTCATCGACAAGAAGGTGGGCGACGGCGTAACGCTGACGCTGGTGCGAAACGGAAAGACGCGCACGGCAAAGGTGACGCTGGACGCGGCGGCCTTTCAGCAGGGCAACTGA
- a CDS encoding MFS transporter, producing the protein MTSFRPPRALVLLFLSQALATGATTASTTLASLVMADLGHEALSGLPSTLVTLSAALSAGLFGNLMLRRGRRFGLVGAYLLGVLGAALGFVGAWQRVVPLFLLGAALIGAAQGGYQLSRYAVAESVPDRVRGAVLGAVMLASVIGSAGTTALSNVLMTFAMRLQTSSEVMGWLLAGGFLLLGAFLTSFWRPLATPLPVNAPSQQRAAAQTAPRRRSPIPPCAGPPWPSPPRRA; encoded by the coding sequence ATGACCTCCTTCCGGCCACCCCGCGCCCTCGTGCTGCTGTTTCTGTCCCAGGCGCTCGCCACCGGAGCCACCACCGCCAGCACCACCCTGGCCTCGCTGGTCATGGCCGACCTGGGGCACGAAGCGCTGTCGGGCCTGCCCAGCACCCTCGTCACGCTGTCGGCAGCGCTGTCGGCGGGCCTGTTCGGGAACCTGATGCTGCGCCGGGGCCGCCGCTTCGGGCTGGTCGGCGCGTACCTGCTGGGTGTCCTGGGCGCGGCGCTGGGCTTCGTGGGCGCGTGGCAGCGCGTGGTGCCGCTGTTTCTGCTGGGCGCGGCCCTGATCGGCGCGGCGCAGGGCGGCTATCAGCTTTCACGCTACGCGGTGGCCGAAAGCGTGCCAGACCGGGTGCGCGGCGCGGTCCTGGGCGCGGTGATGCTGGCCTCGGTGATCGGTTCGGCGGGCACCACCGCGCTCTCGAACGTCCTGATGACCTTCGCCATGCGGCTGCAGACCAGCAGCGAGGTGATGGGCTGGCTGCTGGCAGGCGGATTCCTGCTGCTGGGCGCCTTCCTCACCTCGTTCTGGAGGCCGCTGGCAACACCCCTGCCCGTGAATGCCCCGTCGCAGCAGCGTGCAGCGGCCCAGACCGCCCCCCGACGCCGCTCACCGATCCCGCCGTGCGCTGGCCCGCCCTGGCCGTCGCCACCGCGCAGGGCCTGA
- a CDS encoding butyrate kinase: MEEHRARTAADLLAWAVMLAYVVNPGSSSTRLALADIQPSENPNLPGQLQVALTRAEVRLPERAADQQSGQPLSEEEVALIVQELRHAAREWPAPAAVVSRGGEIGEVGAGTYSVTPELAAHALAGLSGQHSGNVGAALALGLAQVYGVPALIVDPPSVNELLPEARESGFPGVQREHHFHALNARAVGRRAAYEVGKPFHRARVVVAHLGVNISVTAFDQGRAIDTSGIGQGEGPFGATRAGPMPLPGLLELVYGLERGELERRLSQEAGFRGLTGSSDLRELERQERADPRIRAAAEVFVHQVCKALGAYSAALPARPDALALSGGIARWESLIDRIERRVAWIAPVTVIPGDLELEALAEGAGRVLLGLEDARTWEPPK; encoded by the coding sequence ATGGAGGAACACCGCGCCCGAACCGCCGCCGATCTGCTAGCCTGGGCCGTTATGCTGGCCTACGTCGTCAATCCCGGTTCCAGTAGTACCCGTCTTGCCCTGGCCGATATTCAGCCGAGCGAGAATCCCAATCTGCCGGGTCAGCTTCAGGTGGCGCTCACGCGGGCCGAGGTGCGGCTGCCCGAGCGGGCGGCGGACCAGCAGAGCGGGCAGCCGCTCAGCGAGGAAGAGGTGGCGCTGATCGTGCAGGAACTTCGGCACGCGGCGCGGGAGTGGCCTGCTCCGGCAGCGGTGGTATCCCGGGGCGGTGAGATCGGAGAGGTGGGGGCAGGCACGTATTCGGTCACTCCGGAACTGGCGGCGCACGCACTGGCTGGGCTGTCGGGGCAGCACTCCGGAAACGTGGGTGCCGCGCTGGCACTCGGTCTGGCGCAGGTTTACGGCGTGCCCGCCCTGATCGTCGATCCGCCCAGCGTGAATGAGCTGCTGCCCGAAGCGCGTGAGAGCGGCTTTCCAGGCGTTCAGCGCGAGCACCATTTTCATGCGCTGAACGCCCGCGCCGTGGGCCGCCGCGCCGCCTACGAGGTGGGCAAACCCTTTCACCGTGCCCGTGTGGTGGTGGCACATCTGGGCGTCAATATCAGCGTGACGGCCTTCGATCAGGGCCGCGCCATCGACACCAGCGGCATCGGGCAGGGTGAGGGACCGTTCGGAGCCACCCGTGCCGGGCCGATGCCGCTGCCCGGCCTGCTGGAGCTTGTCTACGGTCTGGAGCGCGGCGAACTGGAACGGCGGCTGTCTCAGGAGGCGGGATTCCGTGGGCTGACGGGCAGCAGCGATCTGCGTGAACTGGAGCGCCAGGAGCGGGCCGATCCGCGCATCCGGGCCGCCGCCGAGGTGTTCGTGCATCAGGTCTGCAAGGCCCTGGGAGCCTACAGTGCCGCGCTGCCCGCCCGCCCCGACGCCCTGGCGCTGTCGGGCGGCATTGCCCGCTGGGAAAGCCTGATCGACCGGATCGAGCGCCGTGTGGCCTGGATCGCTCCGGTTACGGTCATTCCCGGCGACCTGGAACTCGAAGCGCTGGCCGAGGGAGCCGGGCGGGTGCTGCTGGGCCTGGAAGACGCCCGCACCTGGGAGCCGCCGAAGTGA
- a CDS encoding hemolysin III family protein — protein sequence MTRLRLRHFPARLREPVNSLTHWAGALLAFPVLGGLLVWAHAHHLPLWPFVVFGVSMAALYASSATYHSLRVNERAMLWLRKLDHSAIFLLIAGSYTPLAYLGLSGVWQSVVLWVIWGIAISGILLKMLTMRLPRWISTLLYVGMGWMALAFVPQLARTLPTAAMVWLGVGGALYTLGAVVYATKRWSPFAGGRSFPRNWGFHEIWHLFVLGGTGAHVAMMFTLR from the coding sequence ATGACGCGCCTACGGCTTCGCCACTTTCCTGCCCGCCTCCGTGAACCGGTCAACAGCCTGACGCACTGGGCCGGAGCGCTGCTGGCGTTTCCGGTGCTGGGGGGCCTGCTGGTGTGGGCACACGCGCACCATCTGCCGCTGTGGCCCTTTGTCGTCTTCGGGGTGAGTATGGCGGCGCTGTATGCCTCGTCTGCGACATATCACAGCCTGCGGGTCAACGAGCGGGCGATGCTGTGGCTCAGGAAACTCGACCACAGCGCCATCTTTTTGCTGATCGCCGGAAGTTACACCCCGCTCGCCTACCTGGGGCTGAGCGGGGTGTGGCAGAGCGTGGTGCTGTGGGTGATCTGGGGCATCGCCATCAGCGGCATCCTGCTGAAAATGCTGACCATGCGGCTGCCACGCTGGATCAGCACGCTGCTGTATGTGGGCATGGGCTGGATGGCGCTGGCCTTCGTACCGCAGCTGGCCCGCACGCTGCCCACCGCCGCGATGGTGTGGCTGGGGGTGGGCGGCGCACTGTATACGCTGGGCGCGGTGGTGTATGCCACCAAACGCTGGAGTCCGTTTGCAGGTGGGCGCAGCTTTCCGCGCAACTGGGGCTTTCACGAGATCTGGCACCTGTTTGTGCTGGGCGGGACCGGCGCACACGTCGCCATGATGTTCACGCTGAGGTAA
- the guaB gene encoding IMP dehydrogenase, with the protein MSEHAVLDAHTASHEAQDRFAYKFGREGITFDDVLLLPRHSQVLPHQVDVGTQLTRRIRLNIPFLSAAMDTVTETAMAVAMAREGGIGVIHKNMSVEAQAEMVRKVKRSESGMIVDPITLPHTATVREADALMAEYKISGVPITGPDGTLEGIITNRDMRFVDDLSRPVSEVMTREDLVTVPVGTTLDEAQQIFKRTRIEKLLVVDDQRRLKGLITIKDLTKRVKYPNAAKDALGRLRVAAAIGVSADLMERAAALTAAGVDVLVLDSAHGHSAGILNAVFQVKQAFDVDVIAGNVATREGAKALIEAGADAVKVGIGPGSICTTRVVTGVGVPQITAIFEACEAANEYGIPVIADGGIKQTGDVPKAIAAGASAVMMGSMLAGTDEAPGDLVLRDGRRYKSYRGMGSLGAMDQGSADRYFQGGSRKFVPEGIEGIVAYKGTAGEVIYQFVGGLRSSMGYCGAADLANLKRDAQFVRITGASLIESHPHDVTITQEAPNYSK; encoded by the coding sequence ATGTCAGAACACGCTGTACTGGACGCACACACCGCCTCTCACGAGGCTCAGGACCGCTTCGCCTACAAGTTCGGCCGGGAAGGCATCACCTTTGACGACGTGTTGCTGCTGCCGCGCCATTCGCAGGTGTTGCCGCATCAGGTCGATGTGGGCACTCAACTCACCCGCCGCATCCGGCTGAATATTCCCTTCCTGTCGGCGGCGATGGACACCGTGACCGAGACCGCGATGGCGGTAGCGATGGCCCGCGAGGGCGGAATCGGTGTCATTCACAAAAATATGAGCGTGGAAGCGCAGGCCGAGATGGTCCGCAAGGTCAAGCGCAGCGAAAGCGGCATGATCGTCGATCCGATCACGCTGCCGCACACCGCCACCGTGCGCGAGGCCGACGCCCTGATGGCCGAATACAAGATCAGTGGCGTGCCCATCACCGGCCCGGACGGCACGCTGGAAGGCATCATCACCAACCGCGACATGCGCTTTGTCGATGATCTGAGCCGCCCGGTCTCGGAAGTGATGACCCGTGAAGACCTGGTGACGGTTCCGGTGGGCACCACGCTCGACGAGGCGCAGCAGATCTTCAAGCGCACCCGCATCGAGAAACTGCTGGTGGTCGATGATCAGCGCCGTCTGAAAGGCCTGATCACCATCAAAGATCTTACGAAGCGCGTGAAGTATCCGAACGCCGCCAAGGATGCACTGGGGCGCCTGCGGGTGGCAGCCGCCATCGGTGTGAGTGCCGACCTGATGGAACGGGCGGCGGCGCTGACAGCGGCAGGTGTGGACGTGCTGGTACTCGACAGCGCTCACGGACACTCGGCGGGCATCCTGAACGCGGTTTTTCAGGTGAAGCAGGCGTTCGACGTGGACGTGATCGCGGGCAACGTGGCGACCCGCGAAGGCGCGAAGGCACTGATCGAGGCCGGAGCCGACGCGGTGAAGGTCGGCATCGGGCCGGGAAGCATCTGCACCACCCGCGTGGTCACGGGCGTGGGCGTGCCGCAGATCACCGCCATCTTCGAGGCGTGTGAGGCGGCCAACGAATACGGCATCCCGGTCATTGCCGACGGCGGCATCAAGCAGACGGGCGACGTGCCCAAAGCCATCGCAGCGGGTGCGAGCGCCGTGATGATGGGCAGCATGCTGGCGGGCACCGACGAGGCCCCCGGCGATCTGGTGCTCAGAGACGGGCGGCGCTACAAGAGCTACCGGGGCATGGGCAGCCTGGGCGCGATGGATCAGGGATCGGCGGACCGGTATTTTCAGGGTGGCAGCCGCAAATTCGTGCCGGAAGGTATCGAAGGAATCGTGGCCTACAAGGGCACGGCGGGCGAGGTCATCTATCAGTTTGTGGGCGGCCTGAGAAGCAGCATGGGCTACTGCGGCGCAGCAGATCTGGCAAACCTGAAGCGCGACGCGCAGTTCGTGCGGATCACCGGGGCCAGCCTGATCGAGAGCCACCCGCACGACGTGACCATCACCCAGGAAGCGCCCAACTACAGCAAATAG
- a CDS encoding helix-turn-helix domain-containing protein, giving the protein MNQHGATFCPVYQAIGVLQEKWVLHIVRALLTGDRGFNELSRLVGGCNSATLTQRLEQLELLGIISKATDAEVTGKLARSIYSLTEAGRELQSVIDAIDAWARAHLHDPAATASEPLEMLAQ; this is encoded by the coding sequence ATGAATCAACATGGCGCCACGTTCTGCCCGGTTTACCAGGCTATCGGGGTGTTGCAGGAGAAGTGGGTGCTGCACATCGTGCGGGCGCTGCTGACCGGAGACCGGGGCTTCAATGAACTGTCACGTCTGGTCGGTGGTTGCAACAGCGCCACCCTCACGCAGCGCCTGGAGCAGCTCGAACTGCTGGGGATCATCAGCAAAGCCACCGACGCCGAGGTGACGGGCAAGCTCGCCCGCAGCATCTACAGCCTCACCGAAGCCGGGCGCGAACTGCAGTCGGTCATCGACGCCATCGACGCCTGGGCACGTGCCCACCTGCACGACCCGGCTGCAACAGCCAGCGAACCGCTGGAAATGCTGGCACAGTAA
- a CDS encoding nitroreductase family protein — MTATTTKALTVQEAIETRRSIRKFVQEPMDQNDLREILELAGLAPSAWNAQTWRFAVVQTPEVKAKLQEAAYGQPQIGNAPAVIVVYSDMEDTLANVEETAHPGMGDAGRTGQRTTFDNAFGAQPVAQRGAWGLTQANIAFGFLMLAARGKGYDTVPMLGFQPDKVRELLGLPEHVQFAGLLPIGKRAEEGFPHHRHNIDRVTKFY, encoded by the coding sequence ATGACCGCAACCACCACCAAAGCCCTGACCGTTCAGGAAGCCATTGAAACCCGCCGCAGCATTCGCAAGTTCGTTCAGGAGCCGATGGACCAGAACGACCTGCGTGAGATTCTGGAGCTGGCAGGCCTCGCGCCCAGCGCCTGGAATGCCCAGACCTGGCGCTTCGCCGTCGTGCAGACCCCCGAGGTCAAGGCCAAGCTGCAGGAAGCCGCCTACGGCCAGCCCCAGATCGGCAACGCGCCCGCCGTCATCGTGGTTTACAGCGACATGGAAGACACCCTGGCCAACGTGGAAGAGACCGCGCACCCCGGCATGGGCGACGCCGGACGCACCGGCCAGCGCACCACCTTCGACAATGCGTTCGGCGCTCAGCCGGTCGCGCAGCGCGGCGCTTGGGGCCTGACGCAGGCCAACATCGCCTTCGGCTTCCTGATGCTGGCCGCACGCGGCAAGGGCTACGACACCGTCCCGATGCTGGGATTCCAGCCCGACAAGGTGCGCGAGCTGCTGGGCCTGCCCGAGCACGTCCAGTTCGCGGGCCTGCTGCCCATCGGCAAGCGTGCCGAGGAAGGCTTCCCGCATCACCGCCACAACATCGACCGCGTCACCAAGTTCTACTGA